One window of the uncultured Paludibaculum sp. genome contains the following:
- a CDS encoding acetylxylan esterase — protein MRPLLFLFISTLIVCAADRRNLECPNTDTHATFQAPASLQQWEQRRHQLRLQILSSAGLLPLPAKTPLAPLIYDKLDRDGYTIEKVALETRPGYWLGGNLYRPKGKTGKFPAILHPHGHWAYGRLENQPLCSTPTLAINLARHGFLVFAYDMVGYNDTSQTPHDFSTPKYQLWGFTPLGLQLWNSIRALDFVASLPDVDPVKLGVTGASGGGTQDFLLTAVDDRVAVSAPVNMVSGIMQGGCVCENAPGLRVGTNNIEIAAMTAPRPMLMVAATGDWTRNVPKEEYPSVQKLYALYGKADQVENVQFDAPHNYNKDSRQAVYDFLRRKLRPEEPAFQESGATVEGLQDMLVFFGRPRPDRGRSFSQLFDEWKAEAMGMEKTATAAELKQRLQLVFDGSDPAPELGSAIPYRFVEGKGPAVLYVHPDGIAGAEASSGFQKLKAEGRAVLLIDAFQTGTAKAARDRSHRHFLTFNRSDAAARVQDVQAAVNWLAAKRPGEAVELAAEGDARWWALFAAATVPQRVRFASSPTEFQVSDDVLAERFFVPGLRRAGGVEAAEKILKASAR, from the coding sequence ATGCGGCCACTGCTTTTTCTGTTCATTTCCACCCTGATTGTGTGCGCGGCTGACCGGCGGAACCTGGAGTGCCCCAACACCGATACGCACGCCACGTTTCAGGCTCCCGCCTCCCTGCAACAGTGGGAACAGCGCAGGCACCAACTGCGCCTCCAGATCCTTTCCTCCGCCGGGCTTCTGCCGCTGCCCGCCAAGACCCCCCTCGCACCTCTGATCTACGACAAACTGGACCGCGACGGCTATACGATTGAGAAGGTCGCCCTCGAAACCCGCCCCGGCTACTGGTTAGGTGGCAATCTCTACCGGCCCAAGGGCAAAACCGGCAAGTTCCCGGCGATCCTCCATCCCCATGGCCATTGGGCCTACGGGCGTCTGGAAAACCAGCCGTTGTGTTCGACGCCCACCCTGGCCATCAACCTCGCCCGGCACGGATTTTTGGTCTTCGCCTACGACATGGTGGGCTATAACGATACCTCGCAGACGCCGCACGACTTCAGCACGCCCAAGTACCAGCTCTGGGGCTTCACGCCTCTCGGCCTGCAACTCTGGAACTCCATCAGGGCGTTGGACTTCGTCGCCTCGCTGCCGGATGTGGATCCCGTCAAGCTGGGTGTCACTGGCGCCTCCGGCGGCGGCACGCAGGACTTCCTCCTGACAGCCGTGGACGACCGCGTGGCCGTCTCCGCACCGGTCAACATGGTCTCCGGCATCATGCAGGGTGGCTGTGTCTGTGAGAATGCGCCCGGCCTCCGCGTGGGAACAAACAATATCGAGATTGCGGCCATGACGGCGCCGCGGCCCATGTTGATGGTGGCAGCCACGGGCGACTGGACGCGCAACGTGCCTAAGGAAGAATACCCCTCGGTCCAGAAGCTCTACGCGCTGTACGGTAAGGCCGATCAGGTGGAAAACGTCCAGTTTGACGCGCCGCATAACTACAACAAAGACAGCCGCCAGGCCGTGTACGATTTCCTGCGCAGGAAACTCCGGCCCGAGGAGCCCGCGTTCCAGGAGAGCGGTGCCACCGTCGAAGGGCTCCAGGACATGCTGGTCTTCTTCGGGCGGCCGAGGCCCGATCGCGGCCGGTCGTTCTCGCAGCTTTTTGACGAGTGGAAGGCCGAGGCGATGGGCATGGAGAAGACGGCCACTGCCGCCGAATTGAAGCAGCGGCTGCAACTCGTCTTCGACGGCAGCGATCCGGCGCCCGAGTTGGGCAGTGCCATCCCGTACCGTTTCGTAGAGGGCAAGGGCCCGGCGGTGCTCTATGTGCATCCCGATGGAATCGCGGGCGCTGAAGCGAGTTCCGGATTTCAGAAGCTCAAGGCCGAAGGCCGTGCCGTCCTGTTGATCGACGCCTTCCAAACCGGCACGGCCAAAGCCGCCCGCGACCGCTCGCACCGTCACTTCCTCACCTTTAATCGCAGCGATGCCGCCGCCCGCGTTCAGGACGTGCAAGCTGCCGTAAACTGGCTCGCGGCCAAACGGCCCGGGGAGGCCGTCGAACTGGCCGCTGAGGGCGATGCGCGTTGGTGGGCACTCTTCGCCGCGGCGACGGTCCCGCAGCGGGTTCGTTTTGCGAGTTCGCCCACCGAGTTTCAGGTGTCGGATGACGTTCTGGCGGAGCGCTTTTTCGTGCCGGGGCTGCGCCGCGCTGGTGGCGTCGAAGCAGCGGAAAAAATCCTGAAAGCCAGCGCCCGCTGA
- a CDS encoding DPP IV N-terminal domain-containing protein codes for MPGRLHLISLRLLAAAAFAANLPAPAQVTVLTVADYARAEKMMNYNTAPLVFHSGLRATWTGDDRFWYRDVGPDGSRFVMVTAANGTKAPAFDHEKLAAALSAAAGETYDALHLPFTTIEFSDDRQSMTFALTGAEAGAAPPAAARPNARRPRRFRCDVQGTSCKAEAGPGNEGPRGMRGGRNDVPSPDKTKTAFLRDYNLWVRDVASGKETQLTTDGVKDFGYATDNAGWTKSDRPILLWSPDSKRIATFQQDQRGVGEMYLVDTKVGHPTLQAWKYPLPGDKVVAMIHRVVIEVDQPKVVRLKMAPDQHRSSLCDDIACRAGEWADVEWSPDSRQLAFVSTSRDHKQENLRVAHAESGEIGEVLEEKVDTFFESGAGRVNWRYLRGSNEMIWFSERDNWGHLYLYDLATGRLKNQITKGEGNVTQLLRVDEKNRLLYFLGVGMEKGRDPYFTHFYRIGYDGKGLKLLTPEEANHEITLSPDGTYFFDSFSKPDVAPVAVLRDSNGKLIETLEKADISKLVATGWKPTIPITVKARDGATDLYGLMYRPTNFDPKKKYPIVNQIYPGPQGGSVGSRSFQPTRGDTQALAELGFIVVQIDGMGNPSRSKKFHEFYYANMGDNTLPDQIAGMKELAAKYPWIDIDKAGIWGHSGGGFATADAMFRYPDFFKVGISEAGNHDNRVYEDDWAEKWHGLLVTNPDGTTNYDDQANQNHAKNLKGHLLLAHGTMDSNVPPNNTLLVVDALIKANKDFDLLMLPNRGHGFASEPYMIRRRWDYFVKWLMGAEPPKEYELHPPAAGRGFGPPVMSGASEQEEQ; via the coding sequence ATGCCAGGGCGTCTCCACTTGATCTCGTTGCGACTACTCGCCGCGGCGGCCTTCGCCGCCAATCTGCCCGCGCCGGCGCAAGTGACGGTACTGACCGTCGCCGACTATGCGCGCGCGGAGAAGATGATGAACTACAACACCGCGCCGCTGGTGTTTCACTCCGGGCTACGGGCCACGTGGACGGGCGACGACCGCTTCTGGTATCGCGATGTCGGGCCGGACGGCAGCCGGTTCGTAATGGTGACCGCTGCCAACGGAACTAAGGCGCCCGCCTTTGACCACGAGAAACTGGCCGCCGCGCTGTCGGCAGCGGCGGGCGAGACCTACGATGCCCTGCATCTTCCCTTCACCACGATTGAGTTTTCCGATGACAGACAGAGTATGACATTCGCGCTGACGGGCGCGGAAGCCGGAGCGGCGCCCCCGGCGGCCGCCCGGCCCAATGCAAGACGGCCGCGGAGGTTCCGGTGCGACGTCCAGGGCACGTCCTGCAAGGCGGAGGCGGGCCCGGGCAATGAGGGTCCACGCGGCATGCGCGGCGGTCGCAATGACGTGCCATCGCCTGACAAAACGAAGACGGCGTTCCTCCGCGACTACAATCTGTGGGTGCGCGATGTGGCGTCCGGCAAGGAGACACAACTCACTACGGATGGCGTAAAGGACTTCGGCTATGCCACCGACAACGCCGGCTGGACCAAGAGCGACCGGCCCATTCTGTTGTGGTCGCCCGACTCCAAACGCATCGCGACCTTCCAGCAGGATCAACGCGGCGTGGGCGAGATGTATCTGGTCGACACCAAGGTCGGGCACCCGACGCTGCAGGCCTGGAAGTATCCACTGCCGGGCGACAAAGTGGTGGCAATGATCCACCGCGTGGTGATTGAGGTCGACCAGCCCAAAGTCGTGCGCCTCAAAATGGCGCCCGATCAGCACCGTTCCTCCCTGTGCGACGACATCGCATGCCGCGCTGGCGAGTGGGCCGACGTGGAGTGGAGCCCGGACAGCCGGCAACTCGCGTTCGTCAGCACCTCGCGCGACCACAAGCAGGAGAATCTACGCGTAGCCCATGCCGAGAGCGGTGAGATCGGCGAAGTGCTGGAAGAGAAAGTGGATACGTTCTTCGAGTCCGGGGCGGGCCGGGTGAACTGGCGCTACCTGCGCGGGTCGAATGAGATGATCTGGTTCTCCGAGCGCGACAACTGGGGCCATCTGTATCTTTACGATTTGGCCACCGGCCGCCTGAAGAACCAGATTACGAAGGGCGAAGGCAACGTCACACAACTGCTGCGGGTGGACGAGAAGAACCGGCTGCTGTACTTCCTGGGCGTCGGGATGGAAAAGGGCCGCGATCCCTATTTCACGCACTTCTATCGCATCGGCTACGACGGCAAGGGGCTGAAACTGCTGACGCCGGAAGAGGCCAATCACGAGATCACGCTGTCGCCGGACGGTACGTATTTTTTCGACAGCTTTTCCAAGCCGGACGTGGCGCCTGTGGCTGTGTTGCGCGACTCGAACGGCAAGTTGATCGAGACCCTGGAGAAGGCCGACATCTCCAAGCTGGTGGCCACGGGTTGGAAGCCGACGATCCCGATTACGGTGAAGGCGCGCGACGGGGCCACCGATCTCTATGGGCTGATGTACCGTCCGACGAATTTCGATCCCAAGAAGAAATACCCGATCGTCAATCAGATCTATCCCGGTCCGCAGGGCGGCAGCGTGGGCAGCCGTTCTTTCCAACCGACGCGCGGTGACACGCAGGCACTGGCGGAACTGGGCTTCATCGTGGTGCAGATCGATGGCATGGGGAACCCTTCGCGATCGAAGAAGTTCCACGAGTTCTACTACGCCAACATGGGCGACAACACGCTGCCCGACCAGATTGCAGGCATGAAGGAGCTCGCGGCCAAGTACCCCTGGATCGACATCGACAAAGCCGGCATCTGGGGCCATTCCGGTGGTGGGTTCGCGACGGCCGACGCCATGTTCCGCTATCCCGATTTCTTCAAGGTGGGCATCTCGGAAGCAGGCAACCACGACAACCGTGTGTATGAGGACGACTGGGCCGAGAAGTGGCACGGGCTGCTGGTGACCAACCCGGATGGCACGACGAACTACGACGACCAGGCGAACCAGAATCATGCCAAGAACCTGAAGGGCCACCTGCTGCTGGCGCACGGCACCATGGACAGCAACGTTCCACCGAACAATACGCTACTGGTGGTGGACGCGCTGATCAAGGCCAACAAGGACTTCGATCTGCTGATGCTGCCCAACCGCGGCCACGGATTCGCGTCCGAGCCGTACATGATCCGGCGCCGCTGGGATTATTTCGTGAAGTGGCTGATGGGCGCCGAGCCGCCGAAGGAGTACGAATTGCATCCGCCCGCGGCCGGCCGAGGGTTTGGGCCTCCGGTGATGTCGGGGGCGTCGGAGCAGGAAGAACAGTAG
- a CDS encoding tetratricopeptide repeat protein: MNKTFFASIVLFTTVAFAATPAETAIQKAQAGLAAHPDHVPYLNSLAMAYARRARETSDVSYYAKADETLRRSFTVSPNNFEGLKVEAWLQLGRHEFAKALATAKGLNKQMPDDISVYGYLVDANVELGHYADAVKAAQWMLDLKPGNVAGLTRAAYLRELHGRLPGALQLMQSAYDSTPFPETEDRAWLLTQLAHLHFISGDLSQAEMYASGALGLFSNYHYAQAALARVRSAQNRHEEAAALLRQRYEVAPHAENLYAWAEELELAGHKDEAAKAFAQFERMSLAESGQGDNSNHELIAYYIDHARQPAKALEIARREMERRQDVFTRDCYAWALAANGEYEQADSEIQKALQIGVKEPRLLYHAGAIAHHLNRPEKAALYLKDAAAGHSSEAAALQREQSQTAAR, from the coding sequence ATGAACAAAACATTCTTCGCTTCCATCGTTCTCTTCACTACAGTGGCGTTCGCAGCTACACCGGCGGAAACCGCAATTCAGAAGGCCCAGGCCGGACTCGCCGCCCACCCGGACCATGTGCCTTATCTCAACAGTCTCGCCATGGCGTATGCCCGCCGCGCCCGCGAGACGTCGGATGTTTCGTACTATGCGAAGGCCGACGAGACACTGCGGCGATCGTTCACTGTGTCGCCGAACAACTTCGAGGGGCTCAAGGTGGAAGCGTGGCTCCAGCTTGGCAGGCACGAGTTCGCCAAGGCCCTGGCCACCGCCAAGGGGCTGAACAAACAGATGCCTGACGACATCTCGGTGTACGGCTACCTGGTGGATGCCAATGTCGAACTGGGGCACTATGCGGACGCCGTCAAGGCCGCGCAGTGGATGCTTGATCTCAAACCCGGCAACGTGGCGGGCCTGACCCGGGCTGCCTACCTGCGCGAACTCCATGGCCGCTTGCCGGGCGCCCTGCAACTCATGCAGTCGGCATACGATTCCACGCCATTCCCTGAGACCGAGGATCGCGCCTGGCTGCTCACCCAGTTGGCCCATCTCCACTTCATCAGCGGCGACCTCAGCCAGGCCGAGATGTATGCCAGCGGCGCTTTGGGCCTCTTCTCGAACTACCACTATGCCCAGGCGGCCTTGGCTCGTGTTCGCAGTGCGCAGAACCGCCACGAAGAGGCCGCCGCCCTGCTGCGCCAGCGTTACGAAGTGGCTCCGCACGCGGAGAATCTCTACGCCTGGGCGGAAGAACTGGAACTCGCAGGCCACAAAGATGAGGCGGCGAAGGCCTTTGCCCAGTTCGAGCGGATGTCACTAGCCGAATCCGGCCAGGGCGACAATTCCAATCACGAACTGATTGCTTATTACATCGATCACGCACGCCAGCCGGCCAAGGCTCTGGAGATCGCCAGGCGCGAGATGGAACGCCGCCAGGACGTCTTCACCCGCGACTGTTACGCCTGGGCGCTGGCTGCCAACGGCGAGTATGAACAGGCGGACTCGGAGATTCAGAAGGCTCTGCAAATAGGTGTGAAGGAGCCCAGGCTGCTCTACCATGCCGGCGCGATCGCCCATCACCTGAACCGGCCGGAGAAGGCGGCGTTGTACCTGAAGGACGCGGCGGCGGGCCATTCCTCGGAAGCCGCCGCGTTGCAGCGCGAGCAGTCGCAGACGGCAGCCCGCTAG
- a CDS encoding DUF4331 domain-containing protein has translation MILRSKPLRMSLAMLMATLTIQQPAMLAASHREAPITALDQKADITDWYTFVSPERPDKVIMILNVDPFLEPSNGPNYFPFDPGILYEMEVDNDHDGVPDVTFQIRFKTEIRSPGVFTGFVGNLAGIPAITALDGPGSEGLNLRQTYTVTMVTKAGSTDLTAGQSVYAVPANVGGKTMPDYNALRAQGTYDLGQGVRVFAGTVADPFYIDLGAFFDSVNLRAAAGGGVLPAMAEGDDQHNYAPNALAGFDVNTIALEVPITMLTSDGKVHAAGDKEAVIGTYGATSRRRVTVLGDSVSESWGQIQRMGNPLINEAIIGTGSKDKFSMDDPINDAQFANFVLDPLAAKILGSIGVPVAPAPRTDLLLLVQYMAPICPGCGADDAGPVADLLRLNTGICPTSFTQQKRLGFLAGDTSGFPNGRRLGDDVLDIALRAVAGILVDGKKYGTPLGDGVNTGTAPLQQSFPFMAPAYNGRDSVHAGPGQPGCAYYASGICPSM, from the coding sequence ATGATACTCAGATCAAAACCATTACGAATGTCACTCGCCATGCTGATGGCGACACTCACCATCCAACAGCCGGCGATGTTGGCCGCCAGTCATCGCGAGGCGCCCATTACGGCCCTCGACCAGAAAGCCGACATCACGGACTGGTACACCTTTGTCAGCCCCGAACGGCCTGACAAGGTCATCATGATCCTGAATGTCGACCCCTTCCTGGAACCCTCCAACGGTCCCAACTACTTCCCCTTCGACCCGGGCATCCTTTATGAGATGGAGGTCGACAACGATCACGACGGCGTCCCCGACGTCACCTTTCAAATCCGCTTCAAAACCGAGATCCGATCGCCCGGAGTCTTTACCGGATTCGTCGGAAATCTGGCCGGAATCCCGGCGATTACCGCCCTCGACGGCCCCGGCTCAGAGGGTTTAAACCTCCGTCAGACCTACACCGTCACCATGGTCACCAAGGCCGGGTCCACTGACCTCACGGCCGGCCAGAGCGTCTATGCCGTGCCGGCCAACGTTGGCGGCAAAACCATGCCCGACTACAACGCGCTGCGTGCGCAGGGCACCTACGACCTGGGCCAGGGCGTGCGCGTCTTCGCCGGTACCGTGGCCGACCCGTTCTACATCGACCTGGGCGCCTTCTTCGATTCCGTCAACCTGCGCGCGGCGGCTGGAGGCGGTGTGCTGCCCGCCATGGCGGAAGGCGACGACCAGCACAACTACGCGCCCAATGCCCTGGCTGGCTTCGATGTCAACACCATCGCCCTGGAGGTGCCCATCACGATGCTCACCAGCGACGGCAAGGTACACGCGGCGGGTGACAAGGAAGCGGTCATCGGCACGTACGGCGCCACGTCGCGCCGCCGCGTCACGGTGCTTGGCGACAGCGTCTCTGAGTCGTGGGGCCAGATCCAGCGCATGGGCAATCCGCTCATCAACGAGGCCATCATCGGCACAGGATCGAAGGACAAGTTCAGCATGGACGATCCCATCAACGACGCTCAGTTCGCCAACTTCGTCCTTGACCCGCTGGCCGCGAAGATCCTCGGCAGCATCGGCGTGCCGGTGGCGCCCGCTCCGCGCACTGACCTCCTATTGCTGGTGCAATACATGGCGCCCATCTGCCCCGGTTGCGGAGCGGACGACGCCGGACCGGTGGCTGATCTGCTCCGGTTGAACACCGGCATCTGCCCCACGTCGTTTACTCAGCAGAAACGCCTGGGCTTCCTGGCGGGCGACACCTCGGGCTTCCCGAACGGCCGCCGTCTGGGTGACGACGTGCTCGACATCGCGCTGCGCGCCGTGGCCGGCATCCTGGTGGATGGCAAGAAGTACGGCACTCCGCTGGGCGATGGCGTCAACACCGGCACTGCTCCGCTGCAGCAGTCGTTCCCATTCATGGCCCCGGCTTACAACGGCCGCGACAGCGTACATGCGGGGCCTGGGCAACCCGGCTGCGCTTACTACGCCAGCGGCATCTGTCCGTCCATGTAG
- a CDS encoding IS4 family transposase codes for MLQAASLFNQLLHHFPRNEFAALVKKHGAERSAKGFTCWTQFVSMLFCQLGRADSLREICNGLSCCLGKLVHLGIAKAPRRSTLSYANEHRPAALFEDLFWTSLARFRDSGALGQRQHKFRFKNKLLSLDSTTITLCLSLFPWAKYRRAKGGVKAHVLLDHDDYLPAYVLLTEARRSDVKMADSFLLNPGSIVAMDRGYNDYALFGRWTKAGVFFVTRLKDDAQFEIVEERTRPQNSAICVDQIIRLTSAKGRAGCPHLLRRVVVWVPEKDDVIVLLTNHLEFGATTIAAIYKDRWKLELFFKAIKQNLTVKTFVGTSENALRIQIWTALIALLLLKWLHHLSRANWSLSNLASLLRLNLFTYRELTKWLNDPLETPPLPPPPQQLTLALC; via the coding sequence ATCCTACAAGCCGCCAGTCTCTTCAATCAACTGCTGCACCACTTCCCCCGCAACGAGTTCGCCGCTCTCGTCAAGAAGCACGGCGCCGAACGCTCCGCCAAGGGCTTCACCTGCTGGACCCAGTTCGTTTCCATGCTCTTCTGCCAACTCGGCCGCGCCGACTCCCTTCGCGAGATCTGCAACGGGCTCAGTTGCTGCCTCGGCAAACTCGTGCACCTCGGCATCGCCAAAGCGCCCCGCCGTTCCACCCTTTCCTATGCCAATGAACACCGCCCTGCCGCCCTGTTCGAGGATCTCTTCTGGACCTCGCTGGCCCGCTTCCGCGACAGTGGGGCCCTCGGCCAGCGCCAACACAAGTTCCGCTTCAAAAACAAGTTGCTCAGTCTGGACTCGACCACCATTACTCTGTGTCTGAGCCTGTTCCCCTGGGCGAAGTACCGTCGCGCCAAAGGCGGAGTGAAGGCGCATGTCCTCCTTGATCACGACGACTACCTCCCTGCCTATGTGCTGCTCACCGAAGCCCGCCGGAGCGATGTCAAAATGGCCGACTCCTTCCTGCTCAATCCCGGCTCCATCGTCGCCATGGATCGCGGCTACAACGACTACGCCCTGTTTGGCCGCTGGACGAAGGCCGGCGTCTTCTTCGTGACCCGGCTGAAAGACGATGCCCAGTTTGAGATTGTCGAGGAGCGGACAAGGCCGCAGAACAGCGCGATCTGTGTCGACCAGATCATCCGTCTCACTTCGGCCAAAGGCCGCGCCGGCTGCCCGCATCTGCTACGCCGCGTCGTGGTCTGGGTCCCCGAAAAGGACGATGTCATCGTGCTCCTCACCAACCATCTGGAGTTCGGCGCGACGACCATTGCCGCCATCTACAAGGACCGCTGGAAACTGGAATTGTTTTTTAAGGCGATCAAGCAAAACTTGACCGTGAAGACCTTCGTTGGCACCAGCGAGAACGCTCTCCGCATCCAGATTTGGACAGCCCTGATCGCGCTGCTGCTGTTGAAGTGGCTGCATCACCTCTCCCGCGCCAACTGGTCCTTGTCCAATCTGGCCTCGTTGCTGCGGCTCAACCTGTTCACCTACCGCGAATTGACGAAATGGCTGAACGATCCGCTCGAAACCCCACCTCTGCCACCGCCGCCGCAGCAATTGACGCTCGCCCTGTGCTGA
- a CDS encoding AraC family transcriptional regulator, whose protein sequence is MSYQEHAPPAALAGCVECFWTYEPDPARPVQRVLPDGCEDIVFFPASGQLAAVGTMTRAQMYTHSAPQTVVGVRFHPSMSRPILGVAGSELTDSMVDLGSLWGSPGEALQRRLSSTSSGEEALALLAQALPPVEETPLQRMVLWVAEHGGRVRMDDLARFAGLSQRHLRRVFLEQTGVSPKLFCRVVRFRSLVKSLSGVAEVNWADVALDHGYYDQSHLVNEFRELGGTTPAGFLTRP, encoded by the coding sequence GTGAGCTACCAGGAACATGCTCCGCCCGCGGCTCTGGCGGGCTGTGTGGAGTGCTTCTGGACCTACGAGCCGGATCCCGCGCGTCCGGTCCAGAGGGTGCTGCCCGATGGCTGCGAGGACATCGTGTTCTTCCCCGCCAGTGGCCAGTTGGCGGCGGTGGGCACCATGACCAGGGCCCAGATGTACACGCATTCCGCTCCTCAGACCGTAGTAGGTGTGCGGTTCCACCCCTCCATGTCGCGGCCCATTCTCGGCGTCGCCGGTAGCGAACTCACTGATTCGATGGTGGACCTGGGCAGCTTGTGGGGCTCTCCCGGCGAGGCGCTGCAACGGCGGCTGAGCTCGACCTCCTCGGGCGAGGAGGCGCTGGCGCTGCTCGCCCAGGCCTTGCCGCCCGTGGAAGAGACGCCCTTACAGCGTATGGTCTTGTGGGTGGCGGAGCACGGTGGCCGGGTCCGGATGGACGACCTGGCGCGGTTCGCCGGCCTGAGCCAACGGCACCTGCGGCGCGTGTTTCTGGAGCAAACCGGCGTCTCCCCGAAGCTGTTCTGCCGCGTCGTGCGGTTCCGGAGCCTGGTAAAGAGCCTCTCCGGCGTCGCCGAGGTGAATTGGGCCGACGTCGCCCTGGATCATGGCTACTACGACCAGAGCCATCTCGTGAACGAATTCCGCGAGTTAGGCGGGACGACGCCCGCCGGCTTTCTGACTCGGCCATGA
- a CDS encoding VOC family protein, whose protein sequence is MKITAVLIVDAIEPCLPFWVDRLGFEKTVEVPEGDRLGFVILQKDGTELMFQTRESVAKDVPQMAPALTGQGIGLFIEVPDFDDLLTRVAGLEVVMPERLAFYGMREIVVREPGGFAVCFASRVETA, encoded by the coding sequence ATGAAGATCACAGCGGTGTTGATAGTCGACGCAATTGAGCCGTGCCTGCCGTTCTGGGTCGACCGGCTCGGATTCGAGAAGACGGTGGAAGTTCCGGAAGGGGATCGGTTGGGATTTGTGATCCTCCAGAAGGACGGAACCGAGTTGATGTTCCAGACTCGCGAGAGTGTCGCGAAGGACGTGCCGCAGATGGCGCCGGCACTGACCGGTCAAGGCATCGGGTTGTTCATCGAAGTGCCAGATTTTGACGACCTTCTGACCCGCGTGGCGGGCCTGGAGGTGGTGATGCCGGAGCGATTGGCGTTCTATGGCATGCGAGAGATAGTGGTCCGCGAGCCCGGCGGGTTTGCCGTGTGCTTCGCGAGCAGGGTGGAAACGGCCTGA